GGCGCCCGACGCGGTGTCGTTCGCGGTGGTCCTCGCGGGGTACGCCGCCGGCGGAGAGCTCCCGGGCGACGCGGTCCTCGCCGAGCGTCGGCCTCCTGTCTTCTGGGGTCGCGGTGCTGCCGACGACGTCATCCCTTCGGCGCTCGTCCATCTCACGTCGCAGTGGCTCCCGGTGCACAGCGACCTGAGCGGGCGGGTGTATCCGGGGCTGACGCACTCGATCTCGCAGGACGAGCTCGACGACGTCCGGGCCTTCCTCGACGCGCGGCTGGCCGAGAGCGCGGTCTGAGTCCGGGCCGTCGACGGGGCGGCTGCGCGACAGGGGTGTGGCACGTCGCCGCGTACGCTGCGCCGCGGATGCGCAGGTCGCCGCGCACCTGCGCCGCGGGTGCGCATGCGGGCGAGGCGCGTCGCCCGAGCATCCTGCGCTGCAGTCAGCACACGGTCGGCGCGGGCCGGTGATGGACGCCGTCATCTGCGGACGACGACCGCGATGCTTTCGGCCAGGGCGCCGACATCGACCTCGCCGGTCGTGTCCACCTCGATGAGCGGTCCCACTCCGAGCGCGGGAACCGGTCGGCCCCACAACTCGTCCTCGGTGCGCAGGGCGTCGAGATGACGCGGATCCCTCACGCGCGCCGCGTACCGAGCCCTGACCGTTGCGATGTCGGTCACGCAGCTCACCTCCACGCAGGGTCCCGGGAGGCGGGCGACGAGCGGCCTCGTGTACTCGAACCACGTGCTGTCGATGACAGCCCCCGGGCAGGAGCGGGCCAGGCGCAGGACCGCGTGGACGGCTGCCACGCCCAGACGCTGCGAGGCCGCCACGGTTCGCGGCGGACCGAGCGCGTCCATGAGTGCTTCCTTGACCTCGTCCTTGCTCAGGTGAGGCAGTGCGAGATGGCGGGAGAGGCTCTCGCTCAGCGTCGACTTGCCCGACGCCGGCCATCCGCCCACGAGAACAAACGGACGCATCGATCCTTCCCTCCGACAGGAGCGGACGGCGGACCGCCCGCTCGTCGGCATTCTCCCCCAGATGCGGCCTCAGGACACCCGCGCCCGTTCCCACGGCGACGACGCCAGCAGGAGGGTGACGGTCGTCCCCCGAGACGACGCGGTGCTCAGGGTGCGACGCGAGACCCGGCTCCTCGCGGCGTCATCGCTCGCGCGGCGGAGTCGTCGCTCCGCCCGGAGGAGTCGTTCCGCGGCGGGCGAACGTCAACCCCGACCCGATGTCGGAGGTCCGGGAGAGGATGTCGGCATGGCCGACGTGTTGGAGAAGTTCGGTCCTGCGACGCAGGACTGGTTCCGCGGCGCCTTCACGGCCCCCACCAACGCGCAGAAGGGCGCGTGGGAGTCCGTGTCGTCGGGGCGCAACGCACTCGTCGTCGCGCCCACGGGGTCGGGTAAGACGCTGTCGGCGTTCCTCTTCGCGATCGACCGCATCTTCCGCGAGAAGTCGCCCGAGATTCCGGATGCCGAGCCCCCGCGGCGCGGCAAGAAGGCAGCGCCCAAGACCCCGGCGACGAACACGCGGGTCCTCTACATCTCGCCGCTCAAGGCGCTCGGCGTCGACGTGGAGCGCAACCTCCGCTCGCCGCTGGTCGGCATCGGGCAGTCGGCCCGGCGTCTCGGCATCCAAGTACCCGGGGTGACCGTCGGCGTTCGCTCCGGCGACACGAGCTCGAGCGATCGGCGCAAGCTCGTCACCGACCCGCCCGACATCCTCATCACCACGCCCGAGTCGCTCTACCTCATGCTCACCAGCCAGGCGGCCGAGACGCTGCGGGGCGTGCACACCGTCATCATCGACGAGGTCCACGCCGTCGCGGCCACCAAGCGCGGCGCACACCTGGCGGTGAGCCTCGAGCGGCTCGATGCGCTGCTCGAAGCGCCGGCTCAGCGCATCGGCCTGTCGGCCACCGTGCGGCCGATCGACGAGGTGGCGCGCTTCCTGGGCGGCGCACAGCCCGTCGACATCGTGGCCCCCAAGGCGACGAAGGCCTTCGACCTGTCGGTCGTCGTGCCGATCGAAGACATGCTCAACCCGCCTCCGCCTCCCGGTTCGCCCGCTCCCGACGAGGCCACCGACGGCGAGTGGTTCTCCGAGCGCCCCGAGAGCACCGAGATGGCGGGGTCGGTGTGGCCCCATGTCGAGGAGGCCATCGTCGACCGCATCCTCGAGCGGCGCTCCACCATCGTCTTCTCCAATTCCCGGCGGCTGGCGGAAAGGCTCACCGGACGCCTCAACGAGATCTACGCCGAACGGCAGGGCATCGACGTGCCCGAACCGACCGTTCCCGCGGCGACGATGGCCCAGGCCGGATCCTCGGCGGGAGTTTCCGCGATCCTCGCCAAGGCCCACCACGGATCGGTGTCGAAAGAGCAGCGCGCACAGGTCGAAGACGAGCTCAAGTCGGGAACGCTCCGCTGCGTGGTGGCGACGAGCAGCCTCGAGCTCGGCATCGACATGGGCTCCGTCGACCTCGTCATC
The DNA window shown above is from Microbacterium proteolyticum and carries:
- a CDS encoding AAA family ATPase; amino-acid sequence: MRPFVLVGGWPASGKSTLSESLSRHLALPHLSKDEVKEALMDALGPPRTVAASQRLGVAAVHAVLRLARSCPGAVIDSTWFEYTRPLVARLPGPCVEVSCVTDIATVRARYAARVRDPRHLDALRTEDELWGRPVPALGVGPLIEVDTTGEVDVGALAESIAVVVRR